One segment of Salvia splendens isolate huo1 chromosome 20, SspV2, whole genome shotgun sequence DNA contains the following:
- the LOC121781765 gene encoding classical arabinogalactan protein 11-like, with protein sequence MARQIIVIALISLAAFAAAVSAQSPAAAPSESTAAPIAAPKSAPVPSAAAPKAAPASNATGVGIADDETDPPIPSEEPTESPADSPDASDGGSSTDASDQALPAAAGAASLEISAAVGAASAAGYFLM encoded by the coding sequence atgGCCCGCCAAATAATTGTGATCGCATTGATCTcactagccgccttcgccgccgcCGTCTCGGCCCAATCGCCGGCTGCCGCGCCGTCTGAATCCACCGCAGCCCCCATCGCCGCGCCAAAATCTGCACCGGTGCCATCCGCAGCCGCCCCGAAGGCCGCGCCAGCTTCCAACGCCACCGGAGTGGGAATCGCCGACGACGAGACCGATCCCCCGATCCCCTCCGAGGAGCCGACCGAGTCTCCGGCCGACTCTCCTGATGCCTCCGATGGTGGATCATCCACCGACGCGAGTGATCAGGCGCTGCCGGCGGCTGCTGGCGCCGCCTCGTTGGAGATCTCTGCCGCCGTCGGCGCCGCCTCGGCCGCCGGATACTTTCTTATGTAA